One stretch of Thalassophryne amazonica chromosome 19, fThaAma1.1, whole genome shotgun sequence DNA includes these proteins:
- the LOC117531880 gene encoding myosin-11-like, with protein MSKNELADQVLHLYKGNLQHKQLIKKQDEELKKTSMMVRKLTNDLEQMKLRTASIGRWDTAQIKYDTLSKEIYTLKQENKELKKQLKDQNVTERSPESDRVKTVQETNYDINKEVCRPKDIPSRSKQYEKIKSKVDSRWTKLPGTTQPHQTDQKRTSKGVQPPSTSLSQHRNKRLKNAESDSHKLEKETELQGVETKEIQETSEKLQKVLTETKSEQEETVQQVFEQDSPTTEKHFDYNDIFSETMKELPEKSQVLLQVKDRIIQLQENDKELKTQLQTMKESCDKLSNQLKEQQIKCHDLELQLQDLIRDRKKEPSLNVIDELQELQLMQENYDKLLKDYQESKEQWQIKKQQLKSQISHLESQLKTELGNKEEILTRLEGEKDTIKMLTEESKQLRVQIHQQEHGSKSRISQLGSKLKAERGKKQEVLTILEAERDTIKMLTEERKQLEVQVRQQEVQLKSQIYQLESKLETELGNKKEVLTILAAERDTIKMLTEERKQLEVQVHQQEVQLKSQISQLESKLETELGNKKEVLTILETERDTIKMLIEERKQLEVQVHQQEVQLKSQISQLESKLETELGNKKEVLTILEAEWDTIKMLIEERKQLEVQVHQQEVQLKSQIYQLESKLETELGNKKEVLTILEAERDTIKMLTEERKQLQVQLHQLDQQELQLKSRISQLEFQLKTEHGNKVAVLTRLEAERDTNKTFRQEKEQLEVQLKSQISHLESKLKAESDTKQEVLTGLEVERDTVKMLTEERKQLEVQLHQQEVQLKSQISQLESKLETELGNKKEVLTILEAEWDTIKMLIEERKQLEVQVHQQEVQLKSQIYQLESKLETELGNKKEVLTILEAERDTIKMLTEERKLLQVQLHQLHQQELQMKSRISQLEFQLKTELGNKEAVLTRLEAERDTNKTFRQEKEQLEVQLKSQISHLESKLKAEHDTKQEVLTRLDGEKDTIKMLTEERKQLEVQVHQQEVQLKSQISQLESKLETELGNKEEVLTILEAEWDTIKMLIEERKQLELQVHQQEVQLKSQIYQLESKLETELGNKKEVLTILEAERDTIKMLTEERKQLQVQLHQLDQQELQLKSRISQLESQLKTELGNKEAVLTRLEAERDTNKTFRQEKEQLEVQLKSQISHLESKLKAEYDTKQEVLTRLDGEKDTIKMLTEERKQPEVQVHQQEVQLKSQIYQLESKLETELGNKEEVLTILEAERDTIKMLTEERKQLQVQVHQQEEQLKSQISHLESKLKAESDTKQEVLTILEAERDTIKMLTEERKQLQVQLHQLDQRELQLKSRISQLEFQLKTELGNKEAVLTRLDGEKDTIKMLTEERKQLEVQVHQQEVQLKSQIYHLESKLKAESDTKQEVLTRHDGEKDTIKMLTEERKQLQVQLHQLDQQELQLKSRISQLEFQLKTELGNKEAVLTRLEAERDTNKTFRQENEQLEVQLKSQISHLESKLKAESDTKQEVLTRLEAEGDTIKMLTKERKQLQT; from the exons ATGTCCAAAAATGAGCTGGCAGATCAGGTCCTGCACCTGTACAAGGGCAACCTTCAGCATAAACAGCTTATAAAAAAGCAGGATGAAGAGCTCAAAAAGACGTCCATGATGGTGAGAAAGTTGACAAATGACTTGGAACAGATGAAATTGAGGACAGCAAGTATAGGTCGGTGGGACACTGCGCAAATAAAATATGACACGCTCAGTAAGGAGATCTACACACTGAAGCAAGAAAATAAGGAATTAAAAAAGCAGCTCAAGGACCAAAATGTAACAGAAAGATCACCGGAATCTGACCGAGTCAAAACAGTGCAGGAGACTAACTATGACATCAATAAGGAGGTCTGCAGACCGAAGGATATCCCAAGCAGGTCAAAACAATACGAAAAGATCAAGTCAAAGGTTGACTCAAGGTGGACAAAACTACCGGGAACAACACAGCCACATCAAACAGATCAGAAAAGGACTAGCAAAGGGGTTCAACCTCCAAGCACCTCCCTCTCTCAACACCGAAACAAACGGCTGAAAAATGCAGAGTCAGATAGCCACAAACTTGAGAAAGAGACGGAGTTGCAGGGAGTGGAAACGAAGGAGATTCAGGAAACATCAGAGAAACTGCAGAAAGTACTGACTGAAACGAAGTCAGAACAGGAAGAAACAGTTCAGCAGGTCTTTGAGCAAGACAGCCCTACCACAGAAAAACACTTTGACTATAATGACATATTCAGTGAAACCATGAAAGAGCTGCCTGAGAAAAGCCAGGTGTTATTACAGGTGAAGGACCGAATCATCCAACTACAAGAAAATGATAAGGAACTGAAAACCCAGCTTCAGACCATGAAGGAGAGCTGTGATAAGCTCTCCAACCAGCTGAAAGAACAGCAAATTAAGTGTCATGACTTGGAGCTGCAGCTCCAGGATTTGATCAGGGACAGGAAAAAGGAGCCATCACTAAACGTCATTGATGAACTGCAAGAGTTGCAGTTGATGCAGGAGAATTATGACAAGTTGCTCAAAGATTATCAAGAGAGTAAAGAGCAATGGCAGATTAAGAAGCAGCAGCTAAAGTCACAAATCTCCCACCTGGAGTCCCAGCTCAAGACTGAACTTGGAAATAAAGAAGAGATACTCACCAGACTTGAGGGTGAAAAAGACACAATCAAGATGCTTACAGAAGAAAGTAAGCAGCTTCGAGTTCAAATACACCAGCAGGAGCATGGGTCGAAGTCACGAATCTCCCAGCTGGGGTCCAAGCTCAAAGCTGAACGTGGCAAGAAACAAGAGGTACTCACCATACTTGAGGCTGAACGGGACACAATCAAGATGCTTACAGAAGAACGTAAGCAGCTTGAGGTCCAGGTACGTCAACAGGAGGTGCAGCTAAAGTCACAAATCTACCAGCTGGAGTCCAAGCTCGAGACTGAACTTGGAAATAAAAAAGAGGTACTCACCATACTTGCGGCTGAACGGGACACAATCAAGATGCTTACAGAAGAAAGGAAGCAGCTTGAGGTCCAGGTACATCAACAGGAGGTGCAGCTAAAGTCACAAATCTCCCAGCTGGAGTCCAAGCTCGAGACTGAACTTGGAAATAAAAAAGAGGTACTCACCATACTTGAGACTGAACGGGACACCATCAAGATGCTTATAGAAGAACGTAAGCAGCTTGAGGTCCAGGTACATCAACAGGAGGTGCAGCTAAAGTCACAAATCTCCCAGCTGGAGTCCAAGCTCGAGACTGAACTTGGAAATAAAAAAGAGGTACTCACCATCCTTGAGGCTGAATGGGACACAATCAAGATGCTTATAGAAGAACGTAAGCAGCTTGAGGTCCAGGTACATCAACAGGAGGTGCAGCTAAAGTCACAAATCTACCAGCTGGAGTCCAAGCTCGAGACTGAACTTGGAAATAAAAAAGAGGTACTCACCATACTTGAGGCTGAACGGGACACAATCAAGATGCTTACAGAAGAAAGGAAGCAGCTTCAAGTACAGTTACATCAGCTGGATCAGCAGGAGCTTCAGCTGAAGTCACGAATCTCCCAGCTGGAATtccagctcaagactgaacatgGAAATAAAGTAGCGGTACTCACCAGACTTGAGGCTGAAAGGGACACAAATAAGACATTTAGACAAGAAAAGGAGCAGCTTGAGGTTCAGTTGAAGTCACAAATCTCCCACCTGGAGTCCAAGCTCAAAGCTGAAAGTGACACCAAACAAGAGGTACTCACCGGACTTGAGGTTGAACGGGACACAGTCAAGATGCTTACAGAAGAACGTAAGCAGCTTGAGGTCCAGTTACATCAACAGGAGGTGCAGCTAAAGTCTCAAATCTCCCAGCTGGAGTCCAAGCTCGAGACTGAACTTGGAAATAAAAAAGAGGTACTCACCATACTTGAGGCTGAATGGGACACAATCAAGATGCTTATAGAAGAACGTAAGCAGCTTGAGGTCCAGGTACATCAACAGGAGGTGCAGCTAAAGTCACAAATCTACCAGCTGGAGTCCAAGCTCGAGACTGAACTTGGAAATAAAAAAGAGGTACTCACCATACTTGAGGCTGAACGGGACACAATCAAGATGCTTACAGAAGAAAGGAAGCTGCTTCAAGTACAGTTACATCAGCTGCATCAGCAGGAGCTTCAGATGAAGTCACGAATCTCCCAGCTGGAATTCCAGCTCAAGACTGAACTTGGAAATAAAGAAGCGGTACTCACCAGACTTGAGGCTGAAAGGGACACAAATAAGACATTTAGACAAGAAAAGGAGCAGCTTGAGGTTCAGTTGAAGTCACAAATCTCCCACCTGGAGTCCAAGCTCAAAGCTGAACATGATACCAAACAAGAGGTACTCACCAGACTTGATGGTGAAAAGGACACAATCAAGATGCTTACAGAAGAAAGGAAGCAGCTTGAGGTCCAGGTACATCAACAGGAGGTGCAGCTAAAGTCACAAATCTCCCAGCTGGAGTCCAAGCTCGAGACTGAACTTGGAAATAAAGAAGAGGTACTCACCATACTTGAGGCTGAATGGGACACCATCAAGATGCTTATAGAAGAACGTAAGCAGCTTGAGCTCCAGGTACATCAACAGGAGGTGCAGCTAAAGTCACAAATCTACCAGTTGGAGTCCAAGCTCGAGACTGAACTTGGAAATAAAAAAGAGGTACTCACCATACTTGAGGCTGAACGGGACACAATCAAGATGCTTACAGAAGAAAGGAAGCAGCTTCAAGTACAGTTACATCAGCTGGATCAGCAGGAGCTTCAGCTGAAGTCACGAATCTCCCAGCTGGAGTCCCAGCTCAAGACTGAACTTGGAAATAAAGAAGCGGTACTCACCAGACTTGAGGCTGAAAGGGACACAAATAAGACATTTAGACAAGAAAAGGAGCAGCTTGAGGTTCAGTTGAAGTCACAAATCTCCCACCTGGAGTCCAAGCTCAAAGCTGAATATGACACCAAACAAGAGGTACTCACCAGACTTGATGGTGAAAAGGACACAATCAAGATGCTTACAGAAGAACGTAAGCAGCCTGAGGTCCAGGTACATCAACAGGAGGTGCAGCTAAAGTCACAAATCTACCAGCTGGAGTCCAAGCTCGAGACTGAACTTGGAAATAAAGAAGAGGTACTCACCATACTTGAGGCTGAACGGGACACAATCAAGATGCTTACAGAAGAAAGGAAGCAGCTTCAA GTCCAGGTACATCAACAGGAGGAGCAGCTAAAGTCACAAATCTCCCACCTGGAGTCCAAGCTCAAAGCTGAAAGTGACACCAAACAAGAGGTACTCACCATACTTGAGGCTGAACGGGACACAATCAAGATGCTTACAGAAGAAAGGAAGCAGCTTCAAGTACAGTTACATCAGCTGGATCAGCGGGAGCTTCAGCTGAAGTCACGAATCTCCCAGCTGGAATTCCAGCTCAAGACTGAACTTGGAAATAAAGAAGCGGTACTCACCAGACTTGATGGTGAAAAGGACACAATCAAGATGCTTACAGAAGAACGCAAGCAGCTTGAGGTCCAGGTACATCAACAGGAGGTGCAGCTAAAGTCACAAATCTACCACCTGGAGTCCAAGCTCAAAGCTGAAAGTGACACCAAACAAGAGGTACTCACCAGACATGATGGTGAAAAGGACACAATCAAGATGCTTACAGAAGAAAGGAAGCAGCTTCAAGTACAGTTACATCAGCTAGATCAGCAGGAGCTTCAGCTGAAGTCACGAATCTCCCAGCTGGAATTCCAGCTCAAGACTGAACTTGGAAATAAAGAAGCGGTACTCACCAGACTTGAGGCTGAAAGGGACACAAATAAGACATTTAGACAAGAAAATGAGCAGCTTGAGGTTCAGTTGAAGTCACAAATCTCCCACCTGGAGTCCAAGCTCAAAGCTGAAAGTGACACCAAACAAGAGGTACTCACCAGACTTGAGGCTGAAGGGGACACAATCAAGATGCTTACAAAAGAAAGGAAGCAGCTTCAA ACTTGA
- the LOC117531881 gene encoding trichohyalin-like, whose product MSKNELADEVLHLYKGNLQHKQLIKKQDEELKKTSMMVRKLTNDLEQMKLRTARIGRWDTEQIKYDRLSKEIYTLKQENKALKKQLKDQNVTERSLESDRVKTVQETNYDINKEVCRPKDIPSRSKQYEQIKSKVDSRWTKLPGTTQPHQTDQKRTSKGAQPPSTSLSQHRNKRLKNAESDSHKLEKETELQGVETKEIQETSENLQKVLTETKSEQEETVQQVFEQDSPTTEKHFDYNDIFSEIMEELPEKSQVLLQVKDRIIQLQENDKELKTQLQTMKESCDELSNQLKEQQIKCHDLEMQLQDLIRDWEKEPSLNSIDELQELQLMQENYDKLLKDYQESKQQWQIQKQQLKSQISHLESQLKTELGNKQEILTRLEGEKDTIKMLTEESKQLRVQIHQQEHGSKSRIPQLESKLKAERDTKQEVLTILEAEQDTIKMLTEERKQLEVQVHQQEVQLKSQIYQLESKLETELGNKKEVLTILEAERDTIKMLTEERKQLQVQLHQLDQQELQLKSRISQLEFQLKTEHGNKVAVLTRLEAERDTNKTFRQEKEQLEVQLKSQISHLESKLKAESDTKQEVLTTLEAERDTIKMLTEERKQLQVQLHQLDQQELQLKSRISQLDSQLKTELGNKEAVLTRLEAERDTNKTFRQEKEQLEVQLKSQISHLESKLKAEHDTKQEVLTTLEAERDTIKMLTEERKQLQVQLHQLDQQELQLKSRISQLEFQLKAESDTKQEVLTRLEAEWDTIKMLTEERKQLEVQVHQLDQQELQLKLRISQLESHLKTELGNKEEVLTRLEAEREKIKKLRKENKQFLQQDQQLKSQISQLEFKLMAELRHKEEVLSRYEAERETIKKLREENKHFVQQDEQLKSRISQLEFELMAELRHKEEVLSRCEAERETIKKLRKEKKQFLQQDQQLKSQISQLEFKLMAELRHKEEVLSRCEAERETIKKLREENKHFVQQDEQLKSRISQLEFELMAEHRNKEEVLTRCEAERETVKKLREENKHFVQQDEQLKSRISQLEFELMAEHRNKEEVLSRCEAERETIKKLRKEKKQFLQQDQQLKSQISQLEFELMAELRHKEEVLTTVEAERETNKKLAEQIKQLQVQLHQQKQQLFVLNQSLRLDHSEKDFHISPPGSTLMAKQSEVVPKDDSIEETSDNSPQEHVQTFRERYVSIFCENKCEDTFSESSQPKETREKSTLGIQLAAQYSCTLTFPKATEDQNKNEDKSIPSSSNDRTDQKQTEDQLDIMGEILWKGSLNETAVPKAHIYLSPTLDIAKGPSKHICSTKIKDADETSCTLKKTKHKEKSADFKKSEHKKETSPESSKTKAKKGKAHMWSNISCRSVVQEQ is encoded by the exons ATGTCCAAAAATGAGCTGGCAGATGAGGTCCTGCACCTGTACAAGGGCAACCTTCAGCATAAACAGCTTATAAAAAAGCAGGATGAAGAGCTCAAAAAGACGTCCATGATGGTGAGAAAGTTGACAAATGACTTGGAACAGATGAAATTGAGGACAGCAAGAATAGGTCGGTGGGACACTGAGCAAATAAAATATGACAGGCTCAGTAAGGAGATCTACACACTGAAGCAAGAAAATAAGGCATTAAAAAAGCAGCTCAAGGACCAAAATGTAACAGAAAGATCACTGGAATCTGACCGAGTCAAAACAGTGCAGGAGACTAACTATGACATCAATAAGGAGGTCTGCAGACCGAAGGATATCCCAAGCAGGTCAAAACAATATGAACAGATCAAGTCAAAGGTTGACTCAAGGTGGACAAAACTACCGGGAACAACACAGCCACATCAAACAGATCAGAAAAGGACTAGCAAAGGGGCTCAACCTCCAAGCACCTCCCTCTCTCAACACCGAAACAAACGGCTGAAAAATGCAGAGTCAGATAGCCACAAACTTGAGAAAGAGACGGAGCTGCAGGGAGTGGAAACGAAGGAGATTCAGGAAACATCAGAGAACCTGCAGAAAGTACTGACTGAAACGAAGTCAGAACAGGAAGAAACAGTTCAGCAGGTCTTTGAGCAAGACAGCCCTACCACAGAAAAACACTTTGACTATAATGACATATTCAGTGAAATCATGGAAGAGCTGCCTGAGAAAAGCCAGGTGTTATTACAGGTGAAGGACCGAATCATCCAACTACAAGAAAATGATAAGGAACTGAAAACCCAGCTTCAGACCATGAAGGAGAGCTGTGATGAGCTCTCCAACCAGCTGAAAGAACAGCAAATTAAGTGTCATGACTTGGAGATGCAGCTCCAGGATTTGATCAGGGACTGGGAAAAGGAGCCATCACTAAACAGCATTGATGAACTGCAAGAGTTGCAGTTGATGCAGGAGAATTATGACAAGTTGCTCAAAGATTATCAAGAGAGTAAACAGCAATGGCAGATTCAGAAGCAGCAGCTAAAGTCACAAATCTCCCACCTGGAGTCCCAGCTCAAGACTGAACTTGGAAATAAACAAGAGATACTCACCAGACTTGAGGGTGAAAAAGACACAATCAAGATGCTTACAGAAGAAAGTAAGCAGCTTCGAGTTCAAATACACCAGCAGGAGCATGGGTCGAAGTCACGAATCCCCCAGCTGGAGTCCAAGCTCAAAGCTGAACGTGACACCAAACAAGAGGTACTCACCATACTTGAGGCTGAACAGGACACAATCAAGATGCTTACAGAAGAACGTAAGCAGCTTGAGGTCCAGGTACATCAACAGGAGGTGCAGCTAAAGTCACAAATCTACCAGCTGGAGTCCAAGCTCGAGACTGAACTTGGAAATAAAAAAGAGGTACTCACCATACTTGAGGCTGAACGGGACACAATCAAGATGCTTACAGAAGAAAGGAAGCAGCTTCAAGTACAGTTACATCAGCTGGATCAGCAGGAGCTTCAGCTGAAGTCACGAATCTCCCAGCTGGAATtccagctcaagactgaacatgGAAATAAAGTAGCGGTACTCACCAGACTTGAGGCTGAAAGGGACACAAATAAGACATTTAGACAAGAAAAGGAGCAGCTTGAGGTTCAGTTGAAGTCACAAATCTCCCACCTGGAGTCCAAGCTCAAAGCTGAAAGTGACACCAAACAAGAGGTACTCACCACACTTGAGGCTGAACGGGACACAATCAAGATGCTTACAGAAGAAAGGAAGCAGCTTCAAGTACAGTTACATCAGCTGGATCAGCAGGAGCTTCAGCTGAAGTCACGAATCTCCCAGCTGGACTCCCAGCTCAAGACTGAACTTGGAAATAAAGAAGCGGTACTCACCAGACTTGAGGCGGAAAGGGACACAAATAAGACATTTAGACAAGAAAAGGAGCAGCTTGAGGTTCAGTTGAAGTCACAAATCTCCCACCTGGAGTCCAAGCTCAAAGCTGAACATGACACCAAACAAGAGGTACTCACCACACTTGAGGCTGAACGGGACACAATCAAGATGCTTACAGAAGAAAGGAAGCAGCTTCAAGTACAGTTACATCAGCTGGATCAGCAGGAGCTTCAGCTGAAGTCACGAATCTCCCAGCTGGAGTTCCAGCTCAAAGCTGAAAGTGACACCAAACAAGAGGTACTCACCAGACTTGAGGCTGAATGGGACACAATCAAGATGCTTACAGAAGAACGTAAGCAGCTTGAGGTCCAGGTACATCAGCTGGATCAGCAGGAGCTTCAGCTGAAGTTACGAATCTCCCAGCTGGAGTCCCATCTCAAGACTGAACTTGGAAATAAAGAAGAAGTACTCACCAGACTTGaggctgaaagggagaaaatcaaGAAGCttagaaaagaaaataaacagttTCTCCAGCAAGATCAGCAACTAAAATCACAAATCTCCCAGCTGGAGTTCAAGCTCATGGCTGAACTTAGACACAAAGAAGAAGTACTCAGCAGATATGAGGCTGAAAGGGAGACAATCAAGAAGCTTAGAGAAGAAAATAAGCATTTTGTCCAGCAGGATGAGCAACTAAAATCACGAATCTCCCAGCTGGAGTTCGAGCTCATGGCTGAACTTAGACACAAAGAAGAAGTACTCAGCAGATGTGAGGCTGAAAGGGAGACAATCAAGAAGcttagaaaagaaaagaaacagtttCTCCAGCAAGATCAGCAACTAAAATCACAAATCTCCCAGCTGGAGTTCAAGCTCATGGCTGAACTTAGACACAAAGAAGAAGTACTCAGCAGATGTGAGGCTGAAAGGGAGACAATCAAGAAGCTTAGAGAAGAAAATAAGCATTTTGTCCAGCAGGATGAGCAACTAAAATCACGAATCTCCCAGCTGGAGTTCGAGCTCATGGCTGAACATAGAAACAAAGAAGAAGTACTCACCAGATGTGAGGCTGAAAGGGAGACAGTCAAGAAGCTTAGAGAAGAAAATAAGCATTTTGTCCAGCAGGATGAGCAACTAAAATCACGAATCTCCCAGCTGGAGTTCGAGCTCATGGCTGAACATAGAAACAAAGAAGAAGTACTCAGCAGATGTGAGGCTGAAAGGGAGACAATCAAGAAGcttagaaaagaaaagaaacagtttCTCCAGCAAGATCAGCAACTAAAATCACAAATCTCCCAGCTGGAGTTCGAGCTCATGGCTGAACTTAGACACAAAGAAGAAGTACTCACCACAGTCGAGGCTGAAAGGGAGACAAACAAGAAGCTGGCAGAACAAATTAAGCAGCTTCAGGTCCAGTTACACCAGCAGAAACAGCAGCTGTTTGTACTGAATCAAAGTTTGAGACTCGACCACAGTGAGAAAGATTT CCATATCTCTCCACCAGGCTCAACCTTGATGGCTAAACAGTCTGAAGTTGTCCCCAAAGATGATTCCATTGAGGAAACCTCAGACAACAGTCCACAAGAGCATGTTCAAACTTTCAGGGAGAGGTATGTCTCAATTTTCTGCGAAAATAAATGTGAGGACACATTCTCAGAGTCTTCACAGCCCAAAGAGACAAGGGAAAAATCTACCCTGGGCATTCAGCTTGCCGCACAGTACAGCTGTACCCTCACTTTCCCCAAAGCAACAGAAGatcaaaacaaaaatgaagaCAAATCAATTCCCTCCAGTAGCAATGACAGGACTgatcaaaaacagactgaagaTCAGCTGGACATCATGGGTGAGATATTGTGGAAAGGCAGTCTAAATGAAACCGCAGTCCCGAAAGCGCACATATATTTATCGCCTACTCTGGATATCGCCAAGGGTCCTTCTAAACACATTTGTTCAACTAAGATCAAAGATGCTGATGAAACATCATGCACTTTGAAGAAGACCAAGCACAAAGAAAAATCAGCAGACTTCAAGAAATCTGAACACAAGAAGGAAACATCCCCAGAGTCCTCAAAGACCAAAGCCAAGAAGGGAAAAGCTCACATGTGGAGCAACATTTCCTGCCGCTCTGTAGTTCAAGAGCAGTAG